Proteins encoded within one genomic window of Fimbriimonadia bacterium:
- a CDS encoding 30S ribosomal protein S12, whose amino-acid sequence MPTVNQLVRKGRMTPKAKSKSPALQENPQRRGVCTVVRTVNPKKPNSALRKVARVRLTNGIEVTAYIPGIGHNLQEHSVVLVRGGRVKDLPGVRYHIIRGTQQTAGTANRMRGRSKYGSKRPKASS is encoded by the coding sequence ATGCCAACGGTTAACCAACTGGTTCGCAAGGGGCGCATGACCCCGAAAGCCAAGAGCAAGTCGCCTGCACTGCAGGAAAATCCTCAGCGCCGCGGCGTTTGCACTGTCGTGCGTACTGTCAACCCGAAGAAGCCCAACTCGGCGCTTCGGAAGGTCGCCCGCGTGCGCCTCACTAACGGTATCGAGGTCACCGCGTATATCCCGGGTATCGGCCACAACCTGCAGGAGCACAGCGTGGTTCTGGTGCGTGGTGGCCGTGTGAAGGACCTACCCGGAGTGCGCTACCACATCATCCGAGGCACTCAGCAGACTGCCGGGACTGCTAACCGCATGCGCGGCCGGAGCAAGTACGGCAGCAAGCGCCCGAAGGCGTCGTCGTAA
- the rpsG gene encoding 30S ribosomal protein S7: MPRRAATQRRRIPPDPVYGNEMVQRFINRLMLRGKKSVAEKITYTALSALEERTGKPAIEVFERALANVTPQVEVRSRRVGGQTYQVPVEVNPLRKRSLTLRWLITFARKRSGKSMVDKLTAELLDAYNNTGAAVKKREDTHRMADANKAFAHYKW; encoded by the coding sequence ATGCCAAGGAGAGCAGCGACACAGCGAAGACGAATTCCCCCGGACCCCGTGTACGGCAACGAGATGGTGCAGCGATTCATCAATCGTCTCATGCTGCGCGGCAAGAAGTCGGTTGCCGAGAAGATCACCTACACGGCACTTTCGGCTCTCGAAGAGCGAACCGGCAAGCCTGCCATCGAGGTGTTCGAGCGAGCGCTGGCGAACGTCACCCCTCAGGTCGAGGTGCGCTCCCGCCGCGTGGGTGGCCAGACCTACCAGGTCCCCGTCGAAGTGAATCCACTGCGCAAACGTTCGCTGACCCTACGGTGGCTCATCACTTTTGCACGGAAGCGTTCGGGTAAGAGCATGGTGGACAAGCTAACCGCGGAATTGCTCGACGCCTACAACAATACCGGAGCGGCGGTCAAGAAGCGGGAGGACACTCACCGCATGGCCGACGCCAACAAAGCATTCGCACACTATAAGTGGTAA